From a region of the Triticum aestivum cultivar Chinese Spring chromosome 7D, IWGSC CS RefSeq v2.1, whole genome shotgun sequence genome:
- the LOC123164845 gene encoding 36.4 kDa proline-rich protein produces the protein MEASTTKLRSLLLTFLLLITTAIASPTLACDECRKPPKAPKPSHPPKAKAPAHPPKSRVPCPPVYGPPHGHVPRPPVVGPPKGHLPRTPVVSPXVVVGPPVTFPPITNPPVVSPPVTYPAPPVIAPPVTTPPSPPVTTPTPPSPPVTTPPSTPGTTPPSTPGNTPPSSPGCGCGSQPPAPAPPATQTCPVDTLKLGACVDLLGGLVHIGLGDPVVNQCCPLLEGLVELEAAVCLCTTIRLKLLNINLALPLALQLLLTCGKTPPPGFTCSI, from the exons ATGGAGGCGAGCACGACGAAGCTCCGGTCACTCCTGCTgaccttcctcctcctcatcaccaCCGCCATCGCGTCGCCCACCCTCGCCTGCGACGAGTGCCGCAAGCCCCCCAAGGCCCCCAAGCCTTCCCACCCGCCCAAGGCCAAGGCCCCCGCCCACCCGCCGAAGAGCCGCGTACCTTGCCCGCCGGTCTACGGCCCGCCCCATGGCCACGTACCTCGCCCGCCGGTCGTCGGCCCGCCCAAGGGCCACCTCCCTCGCACGCCGGTCGTCAGCCC NNNNGTCGTCGTCGGGCCGCCGGTCACCTTCCCGCCCATCACCAACCCTCCCGTCGTCAGCCCGCCGGTCACGTACCCCGCGCCACCGGTGATCGCCCCTCCAGTCACCACTCCCCCGTCGCCGCCGGTGACCACTCCCACTCCCCCGTCTCCGCCGGTCACCACTCCCCCGTCGACGCCGGGGACAACTCCGCCGTCGACGCCGGGGAACACTCCCCCGTCGTCGCCGGGGTGCGGCTGCGGTTCGCAGCCGCCAGCGCCAGCGCCGCCGGCGACGCAGACGTGCCCGGTGGACACGCTGAAGCTCGGGGCGTGCGTGGACCTGCTGGGCGGGCTGGTGCATATCGGCCTGGGCGACCCGGTGGTGAACCAGTGCTGCCCGCTGCTGGAAGGGCTggtggagctggaggcggcggtgtGCCTCTGCACCACCATCCGGCTGAAGCTCCTCAACATCAACCTCGCCCTGCCCCTCGCCCTCCAGCTCCTCCTCACCTGCGGCAAGACCCCGCCACCCGGCTTCACCTGCTCCATCTAG